The Plasmodium brasilianum strain Bolivian I chromosome 5, whole genome shotgun sequence region TCCTTTGATATGTGTTTATGGttacatgtattatttaatttattaaaaaatgcgATTCCAAGTTAGTAAGTAGGTCACTTAGTTCTGTTCATTTATATGGTTAAACTTTTTGGTTCAGCTTATTGGTTCAGCTTATTGGTTCAGCTTATTggttcaattttttttttgttttttttttttttgtttatctcCATTGAGTTATATCTATTgcaatttgtaaaaaatctTGTGTTGTGCAAGCTTTTTCTCACATAATCTTTATAACCAATGTGTATGTTTTCTTTTCCGTAACCACTTAAACACACTTTGGAATATTatactcttttttaattataactattaggaataattaaaaaaaattaaaaaaattgtaaacgTTATTCTTAACAGCAAACcttgaataaaaataaaaattattcctaaagaaataattttactttattttttaatccttacccttttttcctttttacccTACACTTACAAATGTTGTAGCAATATAACCCCTAATCTTACTTCTTATAaacttattatattataatatttcatttaacaaAGTGTTTTCATGACTTCATTGGACACACAGTTTCAAGATAAACTGCCATCATAGCAGTGCTCCCATTGGGAAAAACGCTGCATAGTGATATTTGAACGAACccataaaatacatatgttatgtatagaagtacatatatataaatacgtaaatatatataaatacgtgtatatatatatatatataagtatgcatATACAAACACGTACCTCTCTAGGACCAACTCTACATACAATACTTATCACGACAAATTAGCAGTTCACCTCAGACAAGGGTGAAATACCTcaaacattaaaattattaaaaaaaaagtatcaaaaaaaagtgaaacaCTGGAAAAGTGTATTTTCTCTAGAAAGTCGTTCAAATCAGTTTAAAGGTATTCCTTTATTCATTTAGTCTTAATACGTTTACATCGTTTTCGATGCTTTCAAGAAAAAACATACAATATTATTAGTACGAAtagttacatatatatgtacatgtttgcgcatatgtatgtattcatGTATGTGCAAGAGTTATAGGTAACAACGTTTTTTCCATGTACTCCAGTCCTGCCGCTGCTTAATTGGGGTGTAAGTTTGGCTGTCATTTGACTGTTCTCCCGAATGAgttttgaaattttaaatttatagcTCTACCACAATGCTTATTCATACtgttgttactgttattgttgttactgttattgttgttattgctGCTGCTGTTATtgctgttattatttttttttttttttttttttttaatatcaagTTTAAAAATGCTTTCAGATAAATTATTCACCACTAACGGTACAAAAAATTCAGATACCCACACTTTTGCATTCATCACTTTGTATCATTCGTTAGAGGAATGTTTTCCTAAAGTTGTTTCCTGCAAAAAagattcaaaaatatatttataacgaaaaaaaaaaaaaaaaaaaaaaaaaattacaatgtAAAATGAAGTATCCCGAAAATGTCCGATGACAGTGACCTATGGAAAAGTTTTCCTTTCTCCTGTCATGTAAGTATAATTCTTCGGTCTTTTTTGTGAATGTTCAATATTGGCAAGTTCCCATGTTTTTGtgcatgtgtgtatatatacgcatatgtgtatgcattatactcgtatgtacatatacacgcAAACAcaaaaacacatatatatatatatatatacatatattagtatatctatttctatttatgtctgcattatttatttgtgtgtgtgtgtgtgtgtgtattttttttttttttttttatatctcttTTCGCAAGCGTAAAAATTTGGCGTCTCTTGCAAAGGCATGTCAACCAATGTGCAGGGATTTTTTCAGGATTATTCCTGCACtgttgtataatttttttttacattttcccTATAAATACTTATTATATCCTTTCGGCTTCACTTGActacttttccttttctctaCTGCATACCTATAGAGTAGGAAATAATGGACTCGTCACTTATCGGAATAGCAATATGTTTTGTTGGCTCCTTCTTAGGGGCATTAGGAGATAAGTATGTGCATGATAGTTATAGTGTAgaagagaataaaaaatataagatcCCTAAAGTAATAATATGGGTAATAGGAATATTACTGAGTGTTGTTATAGACCCTATAACGACAGTTATTGCACTATACTTTTCTTCAGCTGCTTTAGTTGCTCCTTTTGCAGgtgttcatatattatggaatttaataataacaaatattactttaaaaataaaaattaaactaCACCAATATATGGGGGCtctctttttaatatgtgGTATAGCTTTGATTATATCcttttcagaaaaaaaagtagataTACATAACATGAACCAATTAATTAGTATATACAATCAAACGAAGGTCATCATATACattgttattactttttCCATAGTTCTTATACTtctaattatatgtattattccTTTACTCTTTAAGGAAAAGGATAAGGATAAAtaccacaaaaaaaaaaaaaaaaaaaaaaaaaaaaaattcttttttcacaCAAATACAGTAACAATTAGATCCTCAAAAAATTCACGCGAAAATTCTTTccttcaaaaaataaatggacACAAGAATCATTTTGATACTATGTTTTCCAGTATAACTGATAAGAAAACCTCTCCTTTTGTAACCCATTCTAAGAAAAGCTACACAAATATTGTATCTCTTCCTGCTTACACTGATAGTAGCGATATTATTAACAGTACCAACTCTCACAAAGATAACGACAATATTTTAACggaaaatgaggaaaaattttataatagaaATACAGGAGGAGGCATATTCATTAGTCAGGATAGTTTATCTTTCTATTCAAAttgtgaaaatataaataatataaaccaTTTAAACAATTTAGGTAATGGTGTGACAGAACTATGCAACGAAAAATGGCTCAACTTTCCTGCTACTAAAATTGCagatataaacataaaacgaaaaaggggaaaaaaaatgaaaaatttaagcGAAAAACGAaacaaacatataaacaaaacaCTTAACAGATACgtgataaaaaattataacaatgcAAAAGAGGAACCTCTTCAAATGCCTTCAATAATTGTACTACCGTCTAGTAGCtcaagaaaaacaaaaaaacataatttaccTCAATTTAagagggggaaaaaaaaatgtatacataaaaaaaaattccccTTTTGTAAAATCCCAGTCTTATTCAACACACTAAAAACGGATGGTAAGGAAAAAGATGAACataattttgctttttctgATAAGAATAACTCATACATAGAAGGCGTAAACGCATATCACTTGTCTATTCATAGTGAAATacaaaaagatgaaaatgaaaatgaatatgaaaaaaagaatgacaTCAAATATAACAGTGATTATgagaaaaataacaaaagtaGTTCCATTCACTCAGTGTCAAAAATAATTGATTCCTCACAAAACGGGACCAACGAAAGAACAACAAGccatcataataaaaataagctCTTCTTAACGTCATTTATGAACtccaaaattttatattacaatcAAAATAAAGATATGCAAAGATCAAATATGAGTGAACAAAAGGAGAAATTGTTCTTTCAATATATACACTGGAGTAACGTGAAGAAGAGTAGTAAAATAATTGAGATctctcaaaaaaaaattaaactaaGTCATAAAAATGTctcaaatattataaataattataaatcgGATATTACTCATAAGGAAGAAAATGTAAGAGAGACAGAGGAAAATGATGGAGGAAACGaaaaggatgaaaaaaacgaaaaaaacgaaaaaaacgaaaaaaacgaaaaaaacgaaaaaaacgaaaaaaacgaaaaaaacgaaaaaaacgaaaaaaacgaaaaaaacgaaaaaaacgaagaaatagataaaaatgCAAATTACAGTAGTAGAGAAGAATTACCTCTAAActattttatacaaaaatgcAGTGTCCAAGGTAATGAAGTAAATGGGGACAATAGTGTCAGAAGTTATAGATGCCGTATCATAAGTGTTGAAAGCAGTCGTCATAGCAGCAAGTGCAGTAGTAAGTTTCAATACTTGTCCTTCATCGCGTCTATTAACCTAGTGCCATCGGAGAAGAAATTAACACCGACTAATTCTATTTACTACAGAATTTGCTGTTGCACCCTATGTGGTATATCGGGTGGATTCGTAAACATATTTTCTGAGCAAATAATAGCAGTATTTTCACACGAGAAATTTTATATGCTTGAATACCCTTTTGCTTTCATcataatattcttaaatttattttgtttatgcaaccaactaatttttttaaatgtttcttTATGTAAATTCAGCGTTACGTCAGTTATTCCTTTAATCATGTCCAATTTAGTCTTTTTCAGTAGTCTAACAACTATTATAATGCAGGCTAAGGGGTCCAGAATGGAGCCAAAT contains the following coding sequences:
- a CDS encoding magnesium transporter; translation: MDSSLIGIAICFVGSFLGALGDKYVHDSYSVEENKKYKIPKVIIWVIGILLSVVIDPITTVIALYFSSAALVAPFAGVHILWNLIITNITLKIKIKLHQYMGALFLICGIALIISFSEKKVDIHNMNQLISIYNQTKVIIYIVITFSIVLILLIICIIPLLFKEKDKDKYHKKKKKKKKKKFFFHTNTVTIRSSKNSRENSFLQKINGHKNHFDTMFSSITDKKTSPFVTHSKKSYTNIVSLPAYTDSSDIINSTNSHKDNDNILTENEEKFYNRNTGGGIFISQDSLSFYSNCENINNINHLNNLGNGVTELCNEKWLNFPATKIADINIKRKRGKKMKNLSEKRNKHINKTLNRYVIKNYNNAKEEPLQMPSIIVLPSSSSRKTKKHNLPQFKRGKKKCIHKKKFPFCKIPVLFNTLKTDGKEKDEHNFAFSDKNNSYIEGVNAYHLSIHSEIQKDENENEYEKKNDIKYNSDYEKNNKSSSIHSVSKIIDSSQNGTNERTTSHHNKNKLFLTSFMNSKILYYNQNKDMQRSNMSEQKEKLFFQYIHWSNVKKSSKIIEISQKKIKLSHKNVSNIINNYKSDITHKEENVRETEENDGGNEKDEKNEKNEKNEKNEKNEKNEKNEKNEKNEKNEKNEKNEEIDKNANYSSREELPLNYFIQKCSVQGNEVNGDNSVRSYRCRIISVESSRHSSKCSSKFQYLSFIASINLVPSEKKLTPTNSIYYRICCCTLCGISGGFVNIFSEQIIAVFSHEKFYMLEYPFAFIIIFLNLFCLCNQLIFLNVSLCKFSVTSVIPLIMSNLVFFSSLTTIIMQAKGSRMEPNNVLFFSLGILLVILGILYLQYNINKIVLKYVKKKRTLE